The sequence ACACGCTCCCCGACCAGCCGAACGTGGCCGTCGCCGCCGGCTTCGACCGGCGAACGTTCGTCCTCGCGAGCGTCGTCGGCGACGCACTCGCCGACCTCGCGATCGACGGCGAGACCGACTACGACCTCGAGCAGTTCTCGCTCGCTCGCTTCTGAGCTGTGTCGTGCAATCGCGTCTCCTCACCGACGTCACGATCACCGTCCGCGAGCACGTACTGGTCGCCGTTGGGACCGGAGACGTGGACCGAACCCACGCCCATCCCGACGGTAGTGAGTGGTCTGAGGTCTGAGACGGTCGCTCGAGCGGGTACGCTCGGTCGAATTGGGTCAGTTGGTTAGCTCAACCGAATGCTTTTATTGAATGGTCTGGTAGTGTTGGATGAAATGGGGGCCACGAAGGCAGAACCTTCCGGGGGAGTGGATCCATCGGTTCCGACGCCCGACGAACCGGGCGATAGAACGGGCGCGGATCCGACGCTGACCGAGGACGAACTCTTCGAGATGCTCTCGAATCAGCGCCGCCGGTACATCCTCCAGGAACTGATTCGACGTGGTGAATCGATCGAAATCGGGGAACTCTCACAGGAGATCGCCGCACACGAAGACGGACTCGCAGTCGAGGACGTGACGAGCAGCGATCGAAAGCGAGTCTACACCGCATTACACCAGTCACACCTCCCGAAGATGGACAACGCTGGCGTCGTCGACTTCGACCGGGACCGGGGGACCGTCGAACCGACGCCCACACTCGAGGACGTCGAAATCTACATGGACGTGGTCCGGGGCCGTGACGTCCCCTGGAGCGATTACTACCTCGGCCTGACCGGTATCGCCGCTCTCGTTCTCGCTCTCTCGGCGCTGGGCCTCGGTCCGTTTGGGGCGATCTCTGCGTACGCGTGGGGGATCTTCGTCGTGGTCTCGTTCGGCGTCTCTGCA is a genomic window of Natrarchaeobaculum aegyptiacum containing:
- a CDS encoding DUF7344 domain-containing protein, with translation MGATKAEPSGGVDPSVPTPDEPGDRTGADPTLTEDELFEMLSNQRRRYILQELIRRGESIEIGELSQEIAAHEDGLAVEDVTSSDRKRVYTALHQSHLPKMDNAGVVDFDRDRGTVEPTPTLEDVEIYMDVVRGRDVPWSDYYLGLTGIAALVLALSALGLGPFGAISAYAWGIFVVVSFGVSALAHRYYARRNRLGIRKTPRSADVAARNG